A stretch of Cyanobacterium sp. HL-69 DNA encodes these proteins:
- a CDS encoding AbrB family transciptional regulator: MTEVATTPLSGKELLQKVKELSDVPRRERARRCGYYTESKNGKVRVNLTDFYDAVLSAKGVPLDPERTKDGRGREATFRVSVHKNGQIVIGSSYTKKMGLQSGDEFEIKLGYKHIHLKQVGEGDDFDMDDDE, encoded by the coding sequence ATGACAGAAGTAGCAACTACACCTTTGTCAGGGAAAGAGCTGTTACAAAAAGTAAAAGAATTATCTGATGTTCCCCGCCGTGAAAGGGCAAGACGTTGTGGCTACTATACCGAATCAAAAAACGGTAAAGTTAGGGTAAATTTAACTGATTTTTATGATGCTGTTTTATCTGCAAAAGGCGTTCCTTTAGATCCAGAAAGAACTAAAGATGGAAGAGGAAGAGAAGCAACTTTCCGTGTCAGTGTTCACAAAAACGGTCAAATCGTTATTGGTTCTAGCTACACTAAAAAAATGGGTTTACAATCAGGTGATGAATTTGAAATTAAGCTAGGTTACAAACATATTCACCTTAAACAAGTGGGAGAAGGAGACGATTTTGATATGGATGATGATGAATAA
- a CDS encoding Abortive infection protein, with product MIDWESNFITSTLINGNGIIKVILFLIIWGVVWLPIAFPLTRLINWHPATPISNSQKLTLIVSLYLIAPLLAWGVMSIDLHKISLTFSLSNFNCILWGYVIGIVTIIFTNLMTFAFGWAVWKKPSQFLMSVVKTLPLLLLVSLLIASVEELIFRGVFKDFLSQDYNIWLTAIISSAIFAVLHLIWERKNTIPQLPGLFLMGMVLFYCVYLLNGNLSMAIGIHGGWVVTLATLDTLDLYEYNTDANPWLWGCKERPLGSVAGMFILLLTLSIVQYFLA from the coding sequence ATGATTGACTGGGAAAGCAATTTCATAACCTCAACCCTAATCAATGGCAATGGCATTATCAAAGTTATTTTGTTCTTGATAATATGGGGGGTTGTTTGGTTGCCAATTGCATTTCCCCTTACAAGGTTAATTAACTGGCACCCCGCCACCCCAATTTCAAACTCTCAAAAGCTAACACTAATCGTATCTCTTTATCTCATTGCTCCCTTATTGGCATGGGGAGTAATGAGCATAGATTTGCATAAAATAAGTTTGACTTTCAGTCTTAGCAACTTCAATTGTATCTTATGGGGTTATGTAATAGGAATTGTTACTATCATATTTACAAATCTGATGACATTTGCGTTCGGGTGGGCGGTATGGAAAAAACCTTCCCAGTTTTTAATGTCTGTGGTTAAAACTTTACCCCTATTATTATTGGTTAGTCTCCTCATCGCTTCGGTGGAAGAATTGATTTTTCGGGGGGTATTCAAGGATTTTTTGAGCCAAGACTATAATATTTGGCTAACAGCAATCATTTCTAGTGCTATATTTGCGGTGCTTCATCTTATTTGGGAGAGAAAAAACACTATTCCTCAGTTACCCGGATTATTTTTAATGGGAATGGTCTTGTTTTATTGTGTATATCTTCTCAACGGTAATTTATCTATGGCCATAGGCATCCATGGGGGATGGGTAGTAACCCTTGCTACCCTCGATACCCTTGATTTGTACGAATATAATACCGATGCTAATCCTTGGCTATGGGGATGTAAGGAAAGACCTTTGGGCAGTGTGGCAGGGATGTTTATATTATTGTTAACGTTATCAATTGTTCAATATTTTTTGGCTTAA
- the petC gene encoding cytochrome b6-f complex iron-sulfur subunit PetC has product MTQIPANSDVPDMGRRQFMNLLTFGTITGIAAGALYPVVSYFIPKSAGGAGGGITAKDKLGNDLSASKFTANRQPGDRSLAQGLKGDPTYLIVSEDQQIASYGLNAVCTHLGCVVPWNASENKFICPCHGSQYNNEGKMVRGPAPLSLALVHADVNDDKVILTDWEETDFRDGSKPWWA; this is encoded by the coding sequence ATGACACAGATTCCTGCTAACTCTGATGTACCTGATATGGGGCGCCGTCAGTTCATGAATTTACTGACCTTTGGAACAATTACTGGTATTGCTGCGGGTGCTTTATACCCCGTAGTTAGTTATTTTATCCCTAAATCTGCTGGGGGTGCTGGTGGTGGTATCACGGCAAAGGATAAACTAGGGAATGATCTTTCTGCTAGTAAGTTCACTGCTAACCGTCAACCAGGCGATCGCAGTTTAGCCCAAGGATTGAAAGGAGATCCCACATATCTTATTGTGAGTGAAGATCAACAAATTGCATCCTATGGATTAAACGCCGTATGTACTCACCTTGGTTGTGTAGTACCTTGGAATGCCTCAGAAAATAAATTTATCTGTCCTTGTCACGGCTCCCAGTATAACAACGAAGGAAAAATGGTTCGTGGACCTGCTCCCCTTTCCCTTGCCCTTGTCCATGCCGACGTTAACGATGACAAAGTTATCTTAACCGATTGGGAAGAAACTGATTTCCGTGATGGCTCCAAACCTTGGTGGGCTTAG